From the Synechococcus sp. HK01-R genome, one window contains:
- a CDS encoding homoserine dehydrogenase has product MATRIGIGLLGLGTVGGGVAEILQTPDGRHPLVADLDLVRVAVRDLNRPRPVELPADCLTTNPEAVVDDPNVHVVVEVMGGIEPARTLIMRAIAAGKSVVTANKAVIARHGEEIAAAAASAGVYVLIEAAVGGGIPIIEPLKQSLGGNRIQRVSGIINGTTNYILSRMAQEGADYDAVLRDAQELGYAEADPAADVDGLDAADKIAILAGLAFGGPIPRAGIPTDGISSLQSRDVDYATQLDYGVKLLAVAERADNTDADNADRDGGPSLPLAVRVQPTLVPLDHPLAGVHGVNNAILVEGDPIGRVMFYGPGAGAGPTASAVVADILNIAGIQQLNDTDGQLDPLLAASSWRACHLVESSAIRQRNYLRFHTDDTPGVIGQIGTSFGDHGVSIQSIVQFDASDAGAEIVVITHEVSNGNLDKALAAITARPEIRGIAAHLGCL; this is encoded by the coding sequence ATGGCGACAAGGATCGGCATTGGCCTGTTGGGCCTGGGCACCGTGGGTGGCGGCGTAGCCGAGATCCTGCAGACCCCTGATGGTCGCCATCCACTGGTCGCTGATCTTGACCTGGTGCGCGTGGCCGTACGCGACCTCAATCGCCCACGCCCCGTGGAGCTACCAGCCGATTGCCTGACCACCAACCCCGAGGCGGTGGTCGATGACCCCAATGTCCATGTGGTGGTGGAGGTCATGGGTGGGATTGAACCGGCCCGCACCCTGATCATGCGAGCGATCGCTGCCGGCAAGTCGGTGGTCACCGCCAACAAGGCCGTGATCGCACGTCACGGCGAGGAGATCGCAGCAGCAGCCGCCTCTGCAGGGGTCTACGTGCTGATCGAAGCAGCCGTGGGCGGTGGCATTCCGATCATCGAACCGCTCAAGCAATCCCTCGGCGGCAACCGCATTCAGAGGGTGAGCGGCATCATCAATGGCACCACCAATTACATCCTCAGCCGCATGGCCCAGGAGGGGGCCGACTACGACGCCGTGCTTCGCGATGCTCAGGAGCTGGGCTACGCCGAAGCCGACCCGGCTGCCGACGTGGATGGCCTGGATGCCGCCGACAAGATCGCAATCCTGGCTGGCCTGGCCTTCGGCGGTCCGATCCCCCGTGCCGGAATCCCCACCGATGGCATCAGCAGCCTGCAGAGCCGCGACGTGGACTACGCCACCCAGCTCGACTACGGCGTCAAACTCCTGGCCGTTGCCGAGCGCGCTGACAACACAGACGCTGACAACGCAGACCGTGATGGAGGCCCCTCTCTCCCGCTAGCCGTTCGGGTGCAGCCAACCCTGGTCCCCCTGGATCACCCCCTGGCCGGGGTGCACGGTGTCAACAACGCCATCCTCGTGGAGGGGGATCCAATCGGGCGCGTGATGTTCTACGGCCCCGGAGCCGGCGCCGGCCCCACCGCCTCCGCCGTGGTGGCCGACATCCTCAACATCGCCGGCATCCAACAGCTCAACGACACCGATGGCCAGCTCGATCCTCTACTGGCTGCCAGCAGCTGGCGTGCCTGCCACCTGGTGGAGAGCAGCGCGATCCGGCAACGGAATTATCTGCGTTTCCACACCGACGACACCCCCGGGGTGATTGGCCAAATCGGCACAAGCTTCGGCGATCACGGTGTTTCCATCCAATCGATCGTGCAATTCGATGCCAGCGATGCAGGCGCCGAGATCGTTGTGATTACGCACGAAGTGAGCAACGGCAACCTCGACAAGGCCCTTGCCGCGATCACGGCACGACCGGAGATCCGGGGGATCGCCGCCCATCTGGGCTGTCTCTGA
- a CDS encoding SufE family protein yields the protein MNGKESSESRYGSASLDKLAERLSGTPDPRKRYEYVLWLAKKLPDMPPELQTDDRKVQGCVSQVFIDAQLDDGRVLWQGASDALITKGLLALLIQGLSGLTPQQVQAVDPAFIAATGLQASLTPSRANGFLNILRMMQAQARQLETGSDPSTS from the coding sequence ATGAACGGGAAGGAGAGCAGCGAAAGCCGATACGGCAGCGCAAGCCTGGACAAACTGGCAGAACGGCTAAGTGGCACGCCAGACCCACGCAAGCGTTACGAATACGTGCTATGGCTCGCCAAAAAGCTGCCAGACATGCCCCCGGAGCTGCAAACCGACGACCGCAAGGTGCAGGGCTGCGTCTCCCAGGTGTTCATCGATGCCCAGCTTGATGACGGTCGCGTCCTCTGGCAGGGGGCTTCCGATGCCCTGATCACCAAGGGATTGCTCGCCCTCCTGATTCAGGGACTCAGCGGCCTCACCCCGCAGCAGGTGCAGGCGGTCGATCCAGCCTTCATCGCCGCCACGGGACTCCAGGCCAGCCTCACCCCATCCAGGGCCAACGGCTTCCTCAACATCCTGCGCATGATGCAGGCCCAAGCACGACAGCTCGAGACAGGGAGCGACCCCTCCACTTCATAG
- a CDS encoding 5-formyltetrahydrofolate cyclo-ligase translates to MNGRTAAEDKAALRQQLRGLRRAALTQQGDLEERIRQQVQREIERREHLGLLPGAVGLFWPLEGEVDLRPLRFCLSRAAALPHADGQGRLEYRRWESGPLARDGCGIPAPVGTTALKAQQLSLLLVPALAIDEAGTRLGYGGGYYDRLRAQADWGAIPALVVLPEACVHEQPLPREAWDQPFDGWVCESGCRLLTSC, encoded by the coding sequence ATGAACGGGAGAACTGCGGCTGAAGACAAAGCAGCGCTACGCCAGCAACTGCGGGGACTGCGGCGCGCTGCCCTGACCCAGCAGGGCGATCTTGAGGAGCGGATCCGCCAACAGGTGCAACGGGAGATCGAACGCCGCGAGCACCTGGGACTCCTTCCGGGAGCGGTGGGGCTCTTCTGGCCCCTGGAGGGGGAGGTGGACCTACGGCCGCTGCGGTTCTGTCTGAGTCGCGCGGCCGCGCTGCCCCACGCCGATGGCCAAGGACGCCTGGAGTATCGCCGCTGGGAGAGCGGCCCCCTGGCACGCGACGGTTGCGGCATCCCTGCCCCGGTCGGAACGACTGCGCTAAAGGCGCAGCAGCTGAGCCTGCTGCTCGTTCCCGCCCTGGCGATCGATGAAGCGGGCACCCGCTTGGGCTATGGCGGCGGGTACTACGACCGGCTGCGCGCCCAAGCCGACTGGGGAGCGATTCCCGCCTTGGTGGTGCTCCCTGAGGCCTGCGTCCACGAACAGCCACTGCCACGAGAGGCCTGGGATCAGCCCTTTGATGGCTGGGTCTGCGAAAGCGGCTGCAGGCTCCTTACAAGCTGTTGA
- the ruvC gene encoding crossover junction endodeoxyribonuclease RuvC encodes MRILGLDPGLARVGYGLIEVTARSGQVPGQQRMLDCGMIRTDPGRSEGERMVEIAHDLRLLIRSWKPDLAAVEKFFFYRSSTTISVVQARGVLMMTLARFRIPAVEFPPMQIKQALTGHGHADKDEVLEAVMRELDLSEPPRPDDAADALAVALTGWFQQ; translated from the coding sequence ATGCGGATCCTCGGTCTTGATCCAGGCCTCGCCCGAGTGGGTTACGGCCTGATCGAGGTCACGGCCCGCTCAGGCCAGGTGCCGGGTCAGCAGCGCATGCTCGACTGCGGCATGATCCGCACCGATCCAGGTCGCTCCGAAGGGGAGCGCATGGTGGAGATCGCCCATGACTTGCGCCTGCTGATCCGCAGCTGGAAACCAGATCTGGCAGCCGTGGAGAAGTTTTTTTTCTACCGCTCCAGCACCACGATTTCGGTGGTGCAAGCCCGCGGAGTCTTGATGATGACTCTGGCCCGCTTCCGGATTCCGGCTGTGGAGTTTCCGCCGATGCAGATCAAGCAGGCCCTCACCGGTCATGGCCATGCCGACAAGGATGAAGTGCTCGAGGCGGTGATGCGCGAACTCGATCTGAGCGAGCCGCCGCGGCCCGACGATGCCGCCGATGCCCTGGCGGTGGCGCTCACCGGTTGGTTCCAGCAATGA
- the bchI gene encoding magnesium chelatase ATPase subunit I has protein sequence MSSTRKRRVFPFTAVIGQEEMKLALLLNVIDPRIGGVMIMGDRGTGKSTTIRALADLLPGIEVVAGDPYNSSATDPDLQSSEVRQRLEHGESLTTETRQVPMVDLPLGATEDRLCGTIDIEKALSEGVRAFEPGLLAKANRGLLYVDEVNLLDDHLVDVLLDSAASGWNTVEREGVSVRHPARFVLIGSGNPEEGELRPQLLDRFGMSVEVRTVRDPELRVQVVDQRTAFDSDPEGFSSAVETNQNALQQRVVEAQNRLPQVQIDDDLRLRISAICGELDVDGLRGDIVTNRAARALAAFEGRTEVSEDDVARVASCCLRHRLRKDPLEQVDSGDRVVKVFCKVFERGEGSDRGAFELALAA, from the coding sequence GTGAGTTCAACCCGGAAGCGCAGGGTTTTCCCCTTCACCGCCGTGATCGGCCAGGAGGAGATGAAACTGGCCCTGCTGCTCAACGTGATCGATCCCCGCATCGGCGGTGTGATGATCATGGGTGACCGCGGCACGGGGAAATCCACCACCATCCGTGCCTTGGCGGATCTACTGCCTGGCATCGAGGTGGTAGCCGGCGATCCCTACAACAGCTCGGCCACCGACCCTGACCTCCAGAGCAGCGAGGTGCGCCAGCGCCTGGAGCATGGCGAAAGCCTGACCACCGAAACTCGCCAGGTGCCCATGGTGGACCTCCCCCTGGGTGCAACGGAAGACCGCCTTTGCGGCACCATCGATATCGAAAAGGCACTCAGCGAGGGTGTGCGCGCCTTCGAGCCTGGACTGCTGGCCAAAGCCAATCGCGGCCTGCTCTACGTCGATGAGGTGAACCTTCTCGACGATCACCTGGTGGATGTTCTGCTCGATTCAGCTGCCTCCGGCTGGAACACGGTGGAACGGGAAGGGGTGTCGGTCCGCCACCCAGCCCGCTTCGTGTTGATCGGTTCTGGCAACCCTGAGGAGGGTGAACTACGCCCGCAGCTGCTCGACCGCTTTGGCATGAGCGTGGAGGTGCGCACGGTGCGCGACCCAGAGCTGCGCGTGCAGGTGGTCGATCAGCGCACGGCCTTCGACAGCGACCCCGAGGGCTTTAGCTCCGCGGTGGAAACCAACCAGAACGCTTTGCAGCAAAGGGTTGTTGAAGCGCAGAATCGCTTACCCCAGGTGCAGATCGACGACGACCTGCGCCTGCGCATCTCGGCCATCTGCGGTGAGCTGGATGTCGATGGCCTGCGGGGTGACATCGTCACGAACCGGGCGGCGAGGGCCCTTGCGGCATTCGAAGGCCGTACGGAAGTCAGTGAAGACGACGTGGCCCGAGTGGCCTCCTGCTGCCTGCGTCACCGCCTGCGCAAGGACCCGCTCGAGCAAGTGGATTCCGGCGACAGGGTGGTGAAGGTGTTCTGCAAGGTGTTTGAGCGCGGTGAAGGCAGCGATCGCGGCGCCTTCGAACTGGCCCTGGCGGCCTGA
- a CDS encoding DUF3370 domain-containing protein, whose product MTAQPLMSFAALSRTLATAGVAAGAAVGVAVGIATALAVGPALAGEDAKPKTAEIIQRQQSVRPLPGQLDGVLMVNDNNPELITGEGILLSTFPDAPGLNLPLSGRFDMFSHHVYAGKPESLDSTLWLALVAEPAGDEPVTLELLGGSTSLSQATRKGQTAAPFLPLPSLMAETSSPIAAGPGSRVAGDLLRGNQAQELTSRWEISPGEASPLVVLPIPVAGLDPLLNGRNLQLRLRSSAPVYVATLAAYGEGASAPPVSYWQSLLDAGTLSPKEHRPTPRGSKGKIIYSRVSGVQIGSLWRATLSDPGSNSLIVQDKAISWPISSLERGDLGTGQVQTAELKVFSEGTAWAAHGNYGVEYDLTLPLHNPGPGSRRVAIALESPFKTGSTSSSLRFKTPASGPVMFRGPLEVSGLDGANGRPLGRRRLHLVLRQGQEGPVLGQVTLAPGQSRKVRVRLVYPADATPPQVLTVLPVKQSISVQRVSP is encoded by the coding sequence ATGACGGCCCAACCGCTGATGTCCTTCGCCGCCCTCAGCCGCACGCTCGCCACAGCTGGCGTTGCAGCTGGCGCAGCAGTCGGCGTAGCAGTCGGCATAGCAACCGCCTTAGCAGTCGGCCCCGCGCTGGCGGGCGAAGACGCCAAGCCGAAGACCGCTGAGATCATCCAGCGCCAGCAGAGCGTTCGCCCCCTGCCTGGACAACTGGATGGGGTGTTGATGGTCAACGACAACAACCCCGAACTGATCACCGGTGAAGGGATCCTGCTTTCAACCTTCCCGGACGCCCCAGGCCTCAATCTGCCTTTGAGCGGTCGCTTTGACATGTTCAGCCACCACGTGTATGCGGGTAAACCGGAGTCGCTCGATTCCACCCTCTGGCTGGCACTGGTAGCGGAGCCGGCAGGGGATGAGCCTGTGACCCTGGAGCTGCTCGGGGGGAGCACCTCCCTTTCCCAGGCCACCCGCAAGGGGCAAACAGCCGCCCCCTTCCTGCCGCTGCCATCGCTGATGGCGGAAACCAGCAGTCCGATCGCGGCAGGGCCTGGCAGCCGCGTGGCCGGGGATCTGCTCCGAGGCAACCAGGCTCAAGAGCTAACGAGCCGCTGGGAGATCAGTCCCGGAGAAGCCAGCCCTCTGGTGGTGCTGCCAATTCCGGTGGCAGGCCTCGACCCTCTGCTCAATGGCCGCAACCTGCAGCTGCGCCTTCGCAGCTCAGCCCCGGTCTACGTCGCCACCCTGGCGGCCTACGGCGAAGGAGCCTCAGCGCCGCCGGTATCCTACTGGCAGTCATTGCTAGACGCTGGCACGCTCAGCCCTAAAGAGCACCGGCCCACGCCGCGGGGAAGCAAGGGAAAGATCATCTATTCCAGGGTCAGCGGCGTCCAGATCGGCAGCCTCTGGCGGGCCACCCTCAGTGATCCCGGCTCCAACAGCCTGATCGTCCAGGACAAAGCGATCTCCTGGCCGATCAGCAGCCTTGAACGTGGCGATCTCGGCACCGGGCAGGTGCAAACCGCAGAGCTCAAGGTGTTCTCGGAAGGCACCGCCTGGGCCGCCCACGGCAACTACGGCGTCGAATACGACCTCACCCTGCCGCTCCACAACCCCGGGCCCGGAAGCCGCAGGGTCGCGATCGCGCTGGAATCCCCCTTCAAGACCGGCAGCACCAGCAGCAGCCTGCGCTTCAAGACCCCGGCCAGCGGTCCTGTGATGTTCAGAGGACCGCTGGAAGTGAGCGGCTTGGATGGGGCCAACGGACGGCCCCTCGGCCGACGGCGCCTGCATCTGGTGCTGCGACAGGGGCAGGAAGGGCCTGTCCTCGGCCAAGTCACCCTGGCCCCGGGCCAGAGCCGCAAGGTGCGGGTCAGGCTGGTGTATCCGGCTGATGCCACCCCACCGCAGGTGCTCACCGTCCTGCCTGTGAAACAATCCATCTCTGTGCAGCGCGTCAGCCCGTGA
- a CDS encoding serine hydrolase produces the protein MSSSRSRRPEAGWRRPLMLLVRLMLMGIGLGVISGSALKMLAPHVSQGGTGAGASGMPLPDWLNPKLLQGAISTGPQALPSTTRRSGFASSLGRFETKTELTALSQRWQELAASQKDLQVSAFLLLLDDGRYAQLNPDTALPAASSIKTPILLVALELLDAGTLSWNEPLTLTKTTVGGGAGWMASKPIGTRFPTHEVATEMIRVSDNSATNLLIERVGGKEELNARFNALGLSATAVNNWLPDLEGTNTTSARDLARSIALVDTGETLGPRSRDLFREVMGTSRTNRLLPGGLLKGLGGEQGDPDDSLMIKGYRVLNKTGDIGIAYADAGLIELPDGSRAVAAFVVKGPFNDPRSTELIREMAAAMAPVLKPKPPVVRKPPKTGATASTTP, from the coding sequence GTGAGCAGCAGCCGATCCCGTCGCCCAGAAGCTGGCTGGCGCCGCCCCCTCATGCTGCTGGTGCGCCTTATGCTCATGGGCATCGGCCTTGGCGTGATCAGTGGCTCCGCCCTGAAGATGCTCGCCCCCCATGTGTCCCAGGGAGGCACTGGCGCAGGGGCTAGCGGGATGCCCTTACCCGACTGGCTGAACCCCAAGCTCCTGCAGGGGGCGATCAGCACAGGACCCCAGGCCCTTCCAAGCACCACGCGCCGCAGCGGCTTCGCCTCCAGCCTCGGTCGTTTCGAAACCAAAACCGAACTCACAGCCCTCAGCCAACGCTGGCAGGAACTGGCTGCCTCCCAGAAGGATTTACAAGTCAGCGCCTTCCTGCTGCTGCTCGATGACGGCCGCTACGCCCAGCTGAATCCCGACACCGCGCTGCCTGCGGCGAGCTCGATTAAAACCCCGATCCTGCTGGTGGCCCTGGAGTTGCTGGATGCTGGCACCCTCAGCTGGAACGAACCCCTCACCCTCACGAAAACCACCGTTGGCGGCGGCGCTGGATGGATGGCCTCCAAACCGATCGGCACCCGTTTCCCCACCCATGAGGTGGCCACAGAAATGATCCGGGTGAGTGACAACAGCGCCACCAACCTGCTGATCGAAAGGGTCGGCGGCAAGGAAGAGCTCAATGCACGCTTCAACGCCCTCGGCCTGAGCGCCACAGCGGTGAACAACTGGCTTCCGGATCTGGAGGGCACCAACACCACCAGCGCCCGCGACCTGGCCCGCTCCATCGCGCTGGTGGACACCGGCGAAACCCTGGGGCCCAGGAGCCGTGATCTGTTCCGAGAGGTGATGGGCACCTCACGGACCAACCGACTGCTGCCTGGAGGCCTGCTGAAAGGCCTGGGCGGCGAACAGGGAGACCCTGACGACAGCCTGATGATCAAGGGCTATCGGGTATTGAACAAAACCGGGGACATCGGCATCGCCTATGCCGACGCGGGACTGATCGAGCTCCCCGATGGCAGCAGAGCCGTTGCTGCATTTGTGGTGAAAGGGCCTTTCAACGACCCCCGCTCCACCGAACTGATCCGCGAGATGGCCGCTGCCATGGCACCGGTGCTGAAGCCCAAACCACCGGTGGTGCGCAAGCCGCCTAAAACAGGAGCGACCGCCAGCACCACGCCATGA
- a CDS encoding RNA methyltransferase, whose translation MSPTQQLCVVLVEPSGPLNVGSVARLCANFGIQDLRLVAPRCSSADPEAQRMAVHGLAVLEQARCYPDLISALADCRRVVATCGRLDHGEIPLHPPEQVLPWLLNAPEAGDGDSPRAALVFGREDRGLSNDELLLSQRVIQLHSHASYPSLNLSHAVAVVLHELERLRRGSAPNDSQPSPAGPSELEPCLKDAEALLLEVGFLLEHTAHARMAKLRGLLQRAMVRSEEVALVRGMVRQLRWAIHRDRS comes from the coding sequence ATGAGCCCCACCCAACAACTCTGCGTGGTGCTGGTCGAACCCTCAGGACCGCTCAACGTGGGGAGCGTCGCCAGGCTCTGCGCCAATTTCGGAATCCAAGACCTACGCCTGGTGGCACCTCGCTGCTCCAGCGCTGACCCCGAGGCTCAGCGCATGGCCGTGCACGGTCTGGCGGTGCTCGAGCAGGCTCGCTGTTACCCCGACCTGATCAGTGCCCTGGCGGACTGCCGGCGGGTCGTGGCCACCTGCGGACGGCTCGACCATGGCGAGATTCCCTTGCATCCGCCTGAACAGGTGCTGCCCTGGCTGCTGAACGCTCCGGAAGCAGGGGACGGCGACAGCCCGCGGGCGGCGCTGGTGTTCGGGCGGGAGGACCGGGGCCTCAGCAACGATGAGCTGCTGCTCAGCCAGCGGGTGATTCAGCTGCACAGCCACGCCAGCTACCCCTCCCTCAACCTCTCCCATGCCGTTGCGGTGGTGCTCCACGAACTGGAACGCCTACGCCGTGGCAGCGCCCCCAATGACAGCCAGCCCTCACCAGCTGGTCCCAGCGAGCTAGAGCCCTGCCTGAAGGATGCGGAAGCACTGCTGCTGGAGGTTGGCTTTCTCCTGGAGCACACCGCCCATGCACGCATGGCCAAGCTGCGTGGCCTGTTGCAGCGAGCCATGGTCAGGAGCGAAGAGGTCGCTCTCGTCCGCGGCATGGTGCGTCAGCTCCGCTGGGCGATTCACCGGGACCGCTCTTAA
- a CDS encoding cytochrome c, which yields MTAPSSTAVGPVGQKRGLIAALVSVAAMTCIVLTLWVMGSAGRDPYVRATLQLSGDADHGGQIFRINCAGCHGLAGQGLVGPNLHGIADRRSDPSLIHQVVSGATPPMPRFEVEPQTMADLLAHLKSLE from the coding sequence GTGACAGCTCCGTCATCAACTGCTGTAGGGCCCGTGGGGCAGAAGCGGGGCCTGATCGCCGCGCTGGTGAGTGTTGCAGCCATGACCTGCATCGTGCTGACCCTCTGGGTGATGGGCAGCGCAGGACGGGATCCCTACGTGCGCGCCACCCTCCAACTCAGTGGTGATGCCGACCATGGCGGCCAGATCTTCCGAATCAATTGCGCCGGCTGCCATGGCCTGGCAGGCCAAGGGCTGGTGGGCCCGAATCTGCATGGCATCGCCGACCGCCGCAGCGACCCCTCACTGATTCACCAGGTGGTGAGTGGCGCGACGCCACCCATGCCCCGCTTCGAAGTCGAACCTCAAACGATGGCCGATCTGCTCGCCCATCTCAAATCCCTCGAATGA
- the petG gene encoding cytochrome b6-f complex subunit V, protein MIEPLLCGIVLGLIPVTLVGLFVAAWNQYRRGSALGG, encoded by the coding sequence ATGATCGAACCTCTGCTCTGCGGCATCGTTCTGGGTCTGATCCCCGTCACCCTGGTGGGTCTGTTTGTTGCTGCCTGGAACCAGTACCGCCGGGGCAGTGCCCTGGGGGGCTGA
- the hisH gene encoding imidazole glycerol phosphate synthase subunit HisH — MGNLHSVQTSFARLDQPLGMVHDPDNLASCDALILPGVGAFDPAMAQLEQTGLIPHLQQWHAEAKPLLGICLGLQLLFERSEEGRRPGLGLLKGHVRRLPDDAGERIPHMGWAPLQVSHPCPLLGHDDPEEWMYFVHSYAAAPEQPEVLAASAPFGRGQATAMVWSGQLGACQFHPEKSGDAGQRLLQRWLQWLERSGPCQA; from the coding sequence ATGGGGAACCTGCACTCGGTGCAGACCTCATTCGCACGTCTCGATCAGCCGCTAGGGATGGTCCATGACCCAGACAATCTGGCGTCCTGCGATGCGTTGATCCTTCCTGGTGTCGGAGCCTTCGACCCAGCAATGGCTCAGCTTGAGCAGACAGGCCTCATCCCCCACCTGCAGCAGTGGCACGCCGAAGCGAAACCGCTGCTGGGAATCTGCCTAGGTCTTCAACTCTTATTTGAACGCAGCGAGGAAGGCAGACGCCCCGGGCTTGGCCTGCTGAAGGGCCATGTGAGGCGGCTTCCGGATGATGCCGGAGAGCGCATCCCCCACATGGGCTGGGCACCTCTCCAGGTGTCGCATCCCTGCCCGCTTCTCGGACACGATGACCCAGAGGAATGGATGTATTTCGTTCATTCCTATGCCGCTGCTCCAGAGCAGCCTGAGGTGCTCGCTGCCAGCGCGCCCTTCGGCCGAGGTCAGGCCACAGCCATGGTCTGGAGCGGGCAGCTGGGGGCTTGCCAGTTTCATCCTGAAAAATCAGGTGACGCAGGGCAGCGATTGCTTCAACGCTGGCTGCAATGGCTCGAGCGCAGCGGCCCTTGCCAGGCGTGA
- the trxA gene encoding thioredoxin: protein MSSAAAVTDASFEQDVLQSDMPVLVDFWAPWCGPCRMVAPIVDEIAKEFEGKIKVFKLNTDENPNVASQYGIRSIPTLMVFKGGQKVDTVVGAVPKATLSGTISKYL, encoded by the coding sequence ATGTCCAGCGCTGCTGCCGTCACCGACGCCTCCTTCGAGCAGGACGTGCTCCAGAGCGACATGCCTGTGCTGGTCGACTTCTGGGCCCCCTGGTGCGGCCCCTGCCGCATGGTGGCTCCGATCGTCGACGAAATCGCCAAGGAATTCGAAGGCAAAATCAAAGTGTTCAAGCTGAACACCGACGAAAATCCAAACGTCGCCAGCCAATACGGCATTCGCAGCATCCCCACGCTGATGGTGTTCAAGGGCGGCCAGAAGGTCGACACCGTGGTCGGCGCCGTTCCCAAGGCGACCCTCTCCGGCACGATCTCCAAGTACCTCTGA
- a CDS encoding GuaB3 family IMP dehydrogenase-related protein has protein sequence MNIQLGRSKVVRRAYGIDEIALVPGGRTVDPEVTDTRWSLGGIEREIPIIASAMDGVVDVDMAVQLSQLGALGVLNLEGVQTRYEDPNAVLDRIAAVGKDAFVPLMQEIYSQPVQESLIRKRIQDIKAKGGIAAVSGTPVAAMRFGKAIAEAGADLFFVQATVVSTNHIGPEGQDTLDLEALCRDMGVPVVIGNCVTYDVALQLMRAGAAGVMVGIGPGAACTSRGVLGVGIPQATAVADCAAAREDYQRESGRYVPIIADGGIVTGGDICKCIACGADAVMIGSPIARAEEAPGRGFHWGMATPSPVLPRGTRINVGSTGSLERILRGPAKLDDGTHNLLGCLKTSMGTLGAQTIRDMQQVEVVVAPSLLTEGKVYQKAQQLGMGK, from the coding sequence GTGAACATTCAGCTCGGTCGCTCCAAGGTTGTCCGCCGGGCCTATGGCATCGACGAGATCGCCCTTGTGCCCGGCGGTCGAACCGTTGATCCCGAGGTCACAGACACCCGCTGGAGCCTGGGGGGCATCGAACGGGAGATTCCGATCATCGCCAGCGCCATGGATGGTGTGGTGGATGTGGACATGGCCGTTCAGCTCTCTCAACTGGGGGCCCTGGGTGTGCTCAACCTTGAGGGTGTTCAGACCCGCTACGAAGACCCGAACGCCGTTCTCGACCGCATTGCAGCGGTAGGCAAGGACGCCTTCGTCCCCCTGATGCAGGAGATCTACAGCCAGCCTGTTCAGGAGAGCCTGATCCGCAAGCGCATCCAAGACATCAAAGCCAAAGGTGGCATCGCTGCGGTGAGCGGCACCCCCGTGGCTGCCATGCGATTCGGCAAAGCAATCGCTGAGGCCGGTGCCGACCTCTTCTTCGTGCAGGCCACCGTGGTCTCCACCAACCACATCGGTCCAGAAGGGCAAGACACCCTCGACCTGGAAGCCCTCTGCCGGGACATGGGAGTCCCCGTCGTGATCGGCAACTGCGTCACCTACGACGTGGCCCTGCAGCTGATGCGCGCTGGCGCCGCCGGCGTGATGGTGGGCATCGGCCCCGGAGCCGCCTGCACATCCAGGGGAGTCCTTGGTGTGGGCATCCCCCAGGCGACTGCCGTGGCTGACTGCGCCGCCGCCCGGGAGGACTACCAGCGTGAAAGCGGCCGCTACGTTCCGATCATTGCCGATGGCGGCATCGTCACCGGTGGTGACATCTGCAAGTGCATCGCCTGTGGAGCCGATGCCGTGATGATCGGCTCACCGATCGCTCGCGCCGAGGAAGCCCCCGGCCGTGGCTTCCACTGGGGCATGGCCACCCCGAGCCCAGTCCTGCCCAGGGGTACTCGCATCAACGTCGGCAGCACCGGCAGCCTGGAGCGCATCCTGCGGGGTCCCGCGAAACTGGATGATGGCACCCACAACCTGTTGGGATGCCTCAAAACCTCGATGGGAACCCTCGGGGCTCAAACCATCCGCGACATGCAACAGGTGGAGGTCGTCGTTGCCCCCTCCCTGCTCACCGAAGGCAAGGTTTATCAGAAAGCCCAGCAGCTGGGCATGGGCAAATAA